Part of the Salinigranum rubrum genome is shown below.
TCATGCGGTCTTGCAGAGAGGTGGCCGCCCGCCCACAAAGAGGTACGTCAGACGAGCGACTGACACCGACGGCCGGTTCATCCTCCCTCGTCGGCGTCGAACTCCGTGAGCGACACCTGTCCGGCCCGTGGTCGCCGTCGGGACGACTCGTCGCGCGGTTCACCGTCTCCCTCTGACTCCGCGTCCGCTTCGTACCCGTCGAGTCTGACCTGCTCGCCGGCCCCGAACGTGAGGTTCGAGACGCGCACGCCGACCTTTCGAACCTGCTCCCCCGCGAACTCGCCGAGGAGGTCGAGCGCGACCCGTTCGACGAGGTCCGGGTCGTCGACCGGCCCCGACAACGAGCGTTCGCGCGTGTTCACGTCGAACGGCGGACGGACCACCTTCACGCCGATAGTTCGGTAGGTCGCGCCCCGGTCGGTCGCCCGCGTGGCGACGTCGCCCGCGAGCGCGCGGACCTTCTCCCGGACGCGCTCGGGGTCGTCGGTGGCCTCGGTGAACGCCGACTCCCGCGAGAGGCTCTTCGGGCGACCCGTCGGCTCGACGGCCCTGTCGTCGTCGCCGCGCGCGCGGCGGTGCAGCGTCACGCCGCGCTCGCCGAACCGCTCGCGGAGGACCGTCGGGTCCGCCTCGCCGAGGCCGCCGGCCGTCTCGACACCAATCTCGCGGAGCTCGCGCGCCGTAACCGGGCCGACGCCGTGGATTTCCTCGACGGGCAGTGGAGCGAGAAACGCCGTCACGCGCTCGGGCGGGACGGCGACGAGTCCGTCGGGCTTGTCGTGGTCGGAGGCGACCTTCGCCGTGGACATGTTCGGCGCGACACCGACGCTCGCCGGTACGCCCACTTCCCGGTCGATTCGCTGTTTGACGTACCGCGCGTATCCCTCGGCGAGCGTCCGGTCGGTCTCGCCGTCGCCCGTGTCGTCGACGCGCGCCCACGACGTCCGCTCCGTCACGTCCAGATACGCCTCGTCGATGCTCACCTCCCGGACGACGTCGGCGCAGTCGTGAAGCACCCCTTTCACCTCGTCGGCCACCTCCCGGTAGTACTCGAGGTCGACCGGCAGGTAGTGGCCCTCGCCGCCCTCCTCGACCCGGGGGAGCGCGCCGAGCGCCTGCGAGATGGGCTGGGCGCTGTCGACGCCGAACGCGCGTGCCTCGTAACTCGCCGTCGCCACCGCGCCGTGGCTCTCACCGGGTTCGAACCCCATCCCGACGACCACCGGTTCACCGGCGAGGTCTGGGTGTCGCCGGCGCTCGCAGGAGGCGTAGAAACAGTCCATGTCGACGTGGAGAACGACGCGGGCGTCGGCCTCTTCGACGGGGGGACCGGTGAACGGAGCCTCCGAGTCGGACATCGAGAGAACGTAGCGACTCGAAGCTACTGAGCGTTCCCAAAGCGGAGTGAAAGTAGAGTCCGGACGGGTTCGAGCGCGGTCGGCGACTCTCGATTACAGTTACTTCAGCCGCTCCTGCAGGAACGAGGGATGTGCGGCGGTGACGCCGTCGATGGAGAGGATCTCCTCGGCGATGATGTCCCCGAGCGCGTTGCCGTCGGCGGCGCGGACCTCCGCCATCAGCATGTGGTCGCCCGACGAGGTGTACAGCGACTCGACCGCGTCGAGAGACTTCAGCGCCCGCGTCGCCTCGACGTAGCGTTCGGAGGCGACGTCGATCCCCACCATCGCGATCGACTGGCCCGAGAGCTTCTTCGGGTCGACGTCGGCGGAGTAGCCCACGATGACGCCGTCCTCTTCGAGCTTCTTGATGTACTTGCGCACCGTGGGCTTCGAGACCTCCGCCCGCTCGGCGATGTCGGCGTACGACGCTTGCGCGTCCTCTTCGAGCGCCCGAAGTATCCGCCCCTCCGTGGAAGTAACGTCCATACCGTGGATTTTTTCTCCGTTGGAAAAATATGTTGCGAATCGGTAAACGACTCTCGATCCGTCACAACACCCGTCGGTCGGCGGGTGATTCACGGGTAACAGACCGCTGCGCGAGGGGACGAAATCCGAAGACTGCGGGGGACCGCGACGTGACCTCAGCGATGCTTGTCGAGGAACATGTCGTAGGAGCGCTCCCACTCGTAGTCGTCGTCGAAGTAGCGCTCCGCGAGGGGTTCCTCGGGCATCTCGCCGATCGTACGCTTCTCCTGGCCGTAGGAGGGGCGCTCGGAGTCGACGTAGTATCGGCCGGTGAGGACCGTCCCCTCGTGGAGGGCGTCCTCGGTCTCGGCCATCATCTCCGACGCCTCACGCCGGTCGGTGTTGTCGAAGTCGTAGTCGTCGGAGTCCTGGATGTCGATGTACGGGACGTACTGCCGGGCGTCCTTGTTCCAGGTCGGACACTGGGTGAGGAAGTCGATGTGCGAGAAGCCGTCGTGTTCGATGGCCTCGACGATGATCTCCTTCGCCTGGTTCGGGTTCACCGCGGCGGTCCGGGCGATGTACGACGCACCCGACGTGAGCGACAGCGAGAGCGGCCGAAGCGGCTCCTTCGCGGAACCGTGCGGTTGGGTCTTCGACTTGTGGCCCTTCGGCGAGGTGGGCGAGGTCTGCCCCTTCGTCAGCCCGAAGATCTCGTTGTTGAACACGATGTACGTCATGTCGTGGTTCTCCCGGGCCGAGTGCATGAAGTGGTTCCCGCCGATGCCGTAGCCGTCGCCGTCGCCACCCGCGGCGACGACGGTCAGGCCGGGGTTGGCGAGTTTGGCGGCGCGGGCGATGGGCAGCGAGCGGCCGTGGATGGTGTGGAAGCCGTAGCTCTCGAAGTAGCTGTTGAGCTTCCCCGAGCAGCCGATGCCCGTACAGAGGAGCATCTCGTCGGGGCTCAGCCCCAGTTCCGCGGCCGCACCCTTCAGCGCCTTCAGGACGCCGAAGTCGCCGCAACCGGGACACCACGTGGGCTGGGGTTCGAGTCCGGGCGTGAACTCGTTCTGGTCTTTGTCCGTCTCCTCACCGATTGCGCTGAATGCACTCATGTTTAATCACCTGCGGCGGGGACGAACTTCGTCTCGGTCCCCGGAAGTGTGTCGTTCTCGACGATACTGGTCACGAACCCCTCGACGATCTCGGCGGGTTCGAACGGGTTGCCGTTGTACTTGAGGAGCGACGAGAGCTTCTCGCCGTACCGGCCCAGTTCCTTCTGTGTGAGGCCGCGGAACTGCGCGGAGGCGTTCATCTCGACGACGAGCACCTCGTCGACGCTCTCGATGAACGCCTGGACCTCCTCGGTCGGGTAGGGCATCATGTCCGACACCGAGAGGGCCTTCACCGCGTAGCCGTCGTCGTTGAGGCGGTCGACCGCCTCGAAGACGGTTCCCTGGTTCGAGCCCCAGGTGAGGATGCCGTACTCGGCGTCGCTGACACCGTGGGGCGTCTGGTGACTCGTGCCCATCCCGTCGAGGTCCGCCCGGATGTTCTCGACGCGCTCCATCCGGCGGTCCATCTGGAAGACCCGGTTCTCGGGGTCCTCGCTGATGTGGCCGGCGGGCATGTGCTCGTTCCCCGTCGCGAGGAAGCGACCGCCCTTCTGGCCGGGGACGGAGCGCGGGCTGACGCCCTTCTCGCCGTCGTACCGGAAGCGGTTGAACTTGCCCGACGCGTCGTGAGGCGCGTCCGCGATCTCCGCCTCGGTGAGCGTCGACCCGAGGTCCGCGTTGGGCTCCTCGTCGAAGTGACTCGCGGGCACGTTCACCAGTTCGCCGCCGAGCTTCTGGTCGTAGATGACGATGGCGGGGATCTGGTACTCGTAGGCGAGTTCGAACGCTTTTCGCGTTTGGGTGTACGCCTCCGACACCGTCGACGGCGCGAACACCACGCGGTTGGAGTCGCCCTGCGACGTGTAGAGGACGTGTTCGAGGTCGCCCTGCTCGGGTTTCGTCGGCATCCCCGTCGAGGGACCGGCGCGCATCGCCTCGACGAAGACGACCGGCGTCTCCGTCATCTCGGCGAGGCCGAGCGGTTCGGACATCAGGGCGAACCCGCCGCCCGAGGAACCGGACATGGCCTTGACGCCCGCGTGGGAGGCACCGAGCGCGAGCGCGGCCGCGGCGATTTCGTCTTCGACCTGCTCGGAGATGCCGCCGAGTTCGGGCAGGTTCTGCGACATGATGGTGAACACCTCGGTCCACGGCGTCATCGGGTAGCCCGCGATGAAGCGGCAGCCCTCGTCGATGGCGCCGTAGGCGATGGCGTCCGACCCCGAGAGCAGCACCTGCTCCTCGTCGTGCTCGCCCTCCGGAACCTGGACGTCGTGGGTGTGCTCGACGTCCATCGCCATCTCGTAGGCCTCGTCGAGGATCTCGAGGTTCGGTTCGAGGATCTTCTCCGGCATCGCCTCCTCCATCAGCTCTTTGATCCACGAGCGTTCGATACCGGCCAACGCACACGTCACGCCGACGCCGGCGGTGTTGCGCATGACCTCACGACCGTGCTCGCGTGCGAGCGAGCGCAGGTCGAACTCGTAGACGTGCCAGTCGTTCTCCTCGACCCGCTCGTCGAAGTCCTCGACGACCTCGGTGTCGACGAGGCCGGAGTCGATGACCATGACCCCTCCCTCGCGGAGTTCGTCGAGGTTCTCGTACAGCGGCTTCTGCTCCTCGTCGCCGTAGTACGCGTTCTCCGACGGGTTGCGGGCGAACGAGTCCCCCAACGTCAGGAGGAAGTTGTAGCCGTCGCCGCGCGACTCGACCTCGTCGGCCGAGGCGCGTATCTCCGTGTACGTGTGACCGCCACGGATGCGCGACGGGTAGTGGCGGTGTGTGAATACGTGCAGCCCCGAGCGCATCAGCGCCTTCGCGAAGTTCTGGCTCGTCGAGGCGATTCCGTCTCCGGACCCCCCTGCGATTCGCCAGATGAGTTCGTCGTCAGTCATATTGTGGTCACGGCCCCGTGGGCCCTATCGACAAACTTGGCGAGGTACTGATTAAAGACTTTGCTATGGATTGACAAGGAAAGATGATGATAGACCTAATATTGTATGATGGAATCCGTGAGAAGTGCTGAACATCGACGCTCGAAGCTCTTGTTTTCGAAGCCAGAGGGCGGTTCGGAGCGGCGGCCGGAGACGAGTGTCGAGTATCGGGGAGGTTCGCCCCTACCCGTCGCTCACAACCGAGGTGAAAGCGGTGGTCGTCCCGGCCGCTCGGCGGGGGCGACGGTGCGGGCCGGCCGTCGAGTTACTCGTTGTCGGGCGACGACGGGTGATACTCCGTGTCGTACTCGCCGGCCGTTCCATCCAGGCGGTCGGGGTTGATTCTTCCACCTAGAAGCATGAAGTCGAGGATGGTGAGCGACAGCATCGCCTCGACCACAGGCACGGCCCGCGGCGGCAGAACCGGGTCGTGCCGGCCGACGACCTGAATCTCCTTCTCCTCGCCGGTCTCCCAGTCGACCGTCTTCTGTTGCTTGGGGATGGAGGTCGGCGCGTGCCACGTCGCCTCGCCGTAGATGGGCTGACCCGTCGTGATGCCGCCCTGGAGGCCGCCGTGTTTGTTTCCTTCCGGAATCGGGTCACCTTCCGCATCGAACTCCCAGTCCTCGTTTCTGTCCTTTCCCGTCCACTCGCGGGCCTCCTTCCCCAGACCGTACTCGACGCTCGTCGTCGCGGGGATGGAGAACATCGCCTGCCCCAGTCGCGCGGGGAACGAGTCGAACCGCGGCGCTCCCAGTCCTCTCGGAACGCCGCGCGCCTCGAAGTAGATTGAGCCGCCGATGGAGTCGCCCTCCTGTTGGTACTGGTCGATGCGCTCGCGCATCTTCTCCGCCGTGGGGGGATGCGCACACCGCACCTCGTTCTCTTCTGTGTGTTCGAGCATCTCCTCGAAGGAGACGGGAGGCGCTTCGATGTCGCCGATCTGGTTGACGTGCGCCTTCACCTGGATGCCGTGCTGGTCGAGAATCTTCCCCGCGATGGCACCCGCGGCGACCCAGTTGACCGTCTCCCTGGCCGAGGAGCGGCCGCCGCCGCCCCAGTTTCTGGTTCCGAATTTCGCGGAGTACGTGAAGTCGCCGTGGCTCGGCCGCGGTGCCGTCACGTAGGGTTCGTACTTGCCCGAGCGGGCGTCCTTGTTCTGGATGACCATCCCGATAGGGGTCCCGGTCGTGTAACCGTCCTGGAGTCCGGAGTTGATGACGACCTCGTCGGGTTCGCCGCGCGAGGTGGTGATCATCGACTGCCCCGGCTTTCGTCTGTCCAGTTCGCGCTGGATGTCCTCCTCGGAGAGTTCCAGCCCCGCCGGGCAGCCCGAGACGGTGACGCCCATCGCCTCCCCGTGGGACTCGCCGTAGGTCGTCACCTGAAAGAGACGACCGAATCGGTTCCCGTTCATTACCTGGGTGTGGGAAGGGTGGGCATTTCAACGGTGCGGAACGTGTCCGCCGTGCCAGTCGAGGGGGACCGGAACGCCCTTGCGACGAGGCGCTGACGTCGGGACGTGGTCTCCGACCAGCCCTCCCTCCCGACGAGACTGAGAGCCACGTTCTGGGAACGCCACGCCAACCCCTGGAGCGCCGGCACGCGCTTCCTGACGATGCCCGCGCTCCTGTACGCGATATACACCCGCGACCGGCGACTCCTCCTCGCCACACTGGGTTTCGCCGTCGTCAACCCCGTCGTCTTCCCGAAGCCCGAGACGACGGACTCGTGGCTCTCCCGTATCGTCCTCGCCGAGCGCGAGTGGCTCGGGGAGGGGAAGGGAACGATGGGCCTCGGCTACCCGAACGTCCTCAATCTCCTCAACGGGCCGGCAACGCTCCTGGCGCTGTGGACCGCCTGGAAGCAGAAGACGGTCGCAACCGTCCTCTCCTGTGTCGTCGCGATGGGCCTCAAGGTGTGGTGGGTCGACGCCATCGCTCGCCGGACCGAGGCCGGGCGCACGGGACGGTGGCCGGAGACGCTGGAACGGGAGTCACATTGAACTGCGTCCCGTTCGGCGTGAACGGGCTCTCGAACGCAGGAGCGCGCAGAACGGGTGTTACGTGAGAGAGGTACAGAGCGGGGTCGTACGGGGCACGGGCGCGGTGTACGCCTCAACCATCCCCGCCCGGTGACTCGCGCACGGAGGCGCGAGCGGTCCACCGAAGCGACTGCGTCGCTTCGAGTCGTTCGTTCGGTTCCCTCACGACGACTTCGTGCGTTCGTTCGCTCCGCTCGCTCACTCTCGCGCGCCGACCGCAACCGCACTGGCCGGGGCGGTGGCGCGTGACGGCGGTCCACCGCGTCCGTGTGTCGTGCGGTCTCCGGTCGTCTCACATCCCGATGACGCCGCCGGTCCTATCTCGCATCCCGATGACGCCGTTACTCCCGCATCCCGACGACGATGCCGATATCGCAGTCGAGGAGGTCGCGTCGAGCGGTCTCCGTACGCTCACGTCCCACTCACGGAACTACCCCAACTCGGGCACGTCGGCGCGATACCGCCGAACTCGCCGGTGTGCGTGTAGGTCATCCGCCCGCGGAAGACTACGACCGTTCGACCGTCGCGCCCAGTCCATCGAGGACGTCGAAGAACCCGGGGAAGGAGACGTCGACGTGCTCTCCGCCTTTTATCGTCGTCCGTCCCTCCGCGACGAGGCCGGCGACGGCCAGCGACATCACGATGCGGTGGTCGTGTCTCCCGTCCACGTCGGCACCGACGAGGTCCGTCTCCGACCCGTGGATAGTGAGGGTGTCGTGCTCCTCTGTGACCGAGGCACCCATCTTGCCGAGTTCCTCGGCCATCGCGCTCACCCGGTCGGTCTCCTTGTAGCGGACGTGCTCGCAGTTGACGATGCGTGTGTCCCCGTCGGCGATAGCGCCGAGCGTGGCGACGGTGGGCAGGAGGTCCGGCGTGTCGCCGACGTCCACCTCGACGCCCGAGAGCGCGGTTCGAGAGACGTCGATGGTTCCCTCCGCCTGATTCCACTCGACGTCCGCGCCCATCCGTTCGAGGATGGAGACGATGGCCGAGTCGCCCTGTGCGCTCGGGCGCGCACCGTGGACGGTGACGCCCTCGTCGCCCGCGACGGCGCCCGCGGCGAGGAGGTACGACATCGACGAGAAGTCGCCCGGGACGTGGTACGTCCCGCCCTCGGCCCGGTAGGACTGCCCGCCCGGGACGGCGAAGCCCGCGTCGGTCCGCTCGACTTCGACCCCGAAGTCCGCGAGCACCTCGACGGTGATGTCGACGTACGGCGCGGACTTGAGTTCGGTTTCGAGGTCGATGTCGATTCCCGACTCGGTGACGGCGCCGGCCATCAACAGGGCGGTGATGAACTGCGAGGAGACGTCGCCGGGGATGGAGACCTCGCCCCCCTGGACGTTCCCGCCGACGACGAGCGGCGCCTGCCCGTTGCCGCGCGTGCTCTCCGCTCGGCCGTCCAACTGGGCGATAGCGTCGAGGAGCGGACCGTGTGGTCGCGAGCGGAGGGAGTCGTCACCCGTCAGTACGGTGAGACCCGCTCCCAGGGACGCACACCCCGTGACCAGGCGCATCGTCGTCCCCGAGTTGGCGCAGTCGATGACGTCGTTCGGTATCTCGGGCCGGCCGTCGAACCCCCGTACCTCGATGGTCGAACCCGCGCGGTCGACCGCCCCGCCGAAGGCCTCGACGGACCGCATCGTCGCGCGCGTGTCCGCGCTGACGAGCGCGTCGGCGACGGTGGCCGCCTCGCTGTAGCCCGCCGCGAGGATGGCCCGGTGCGTGTAGCTCTTCGACGGTGGGGCGCGCGCGTCGCCCGCGACGGCCGAGGGCGCGATAGAGACGTCCATACGCGGGCGTCGAGGAGCGACGACGAAAGGCTACCGGAGTCGGCGAGTCGCGAGGTGCTGGGCGGCCGTTCGGGGACCGACCGCAGGTGGCCCCAACGCTTTATCACCTGTCCGCGTACTTCGGGGTATGGGTATCGGTGACATCGCACGTCGCGACGTCGTCACGGTCGACCTGGAGGCGACGCTCACCGACGTCGCGCACGTCATGCGGAGCGAACGGGTGGGGAGCGTGGTCGTCGTCGACGGCAAGGGGACCGTCGCCGGTCTGCTCACCGACCGTGACCTCGTCGTCTCGGGGCTCGCGGAGGGTCGCCGCCCCGACGAGTGTCTCGCCAACGACATCCTCTCGACGAACGTCTTCTCCGTGGCACCCGACACCGACGTCGTCGACGTCGTCCGGCGAATGCGCGAACAGGGCGTCCGACGCGTGCCAGTCATGCGCGACGGCGACCTCGTCGGCATCGTGACGCTCGACGACCTGCTCGTCCACCTCGTCGAGGAACTCGACTGTCTCGTGTCGGTGGTGCGCGGGGAGTTCCCCGACCGGGCGTGAGCGGGGGACAACCGTTTTGCCCTCGCTCGCCAACCGGGAGCCATGACCCGCGACCTGAGCGCCCTCGACGACTGTCTCGCCGCGGTCGACGCCGACGGCTACCTCGTCGACGCCGACGGGACCGACTCGAACCAGCGGTACCTGTCGGGGTTCGACGCCCCGGACCCGTTCGTCACGCTCTACGTTCCCGGCGAGGGGATTCACCTCCTCGTGTCGAGCCTCGAATACGGTCGCGCGACGAAGGTCGACGGCGTCGCGTCGGTCGCCCGCCTCGTCGACTACGACCACCGCGACAACGTCACGGAGCACGGGTCGGTCGCGGGCCGCGCCCGGACGGTCGCGACGTTCCTGGCCGACCACGCCGTCGGGAGCGCCGCCGTCCCGGCGGACTTCCCGCTCGGCGTGGCCGACGCGCTCCGCGAGACGGGCGTCGACGTGACGGCCGACCGCACGGACGTCGTCACGGGCGTTCGGGCGACGAAATCGGCGGAGGAG
Proteins encoded:
- a CDS encoding 2-oxoacid:acceptor oxidoreductase subunit alpha — protein: MTDDELIWRIAGGSGDGIASTSQNFAKALMRSGLHVFTHRHYPSRIRGGHTYTEIRASADEVESRGDGYNFLLTLGDSFARNPSENAYYGDEEQKPLYENLDELREGGVMVIDSGLVDTEVVEDFDERVEENDWHVYEFDLRSLAREHGREVMRNTAGVGVTCALAGIERSWIKELMEEAMPEKILEPNLEILDEAYEMAMDVEHTHDVQVPEGEHDEEQVLLSGSDAIAYGAIDEGCRFIAGYPMTPWTEVFTIMSQNLPELGGISEQVEDEIAAAALALGASHAGVKAMSGSSGGGFALMSEPLGLAEMTETPVVFVEAMRAGPSTGMPTKPEQGDLEHVLYTSQGDSNRVVFAPSTVSEAYTQTRKAFELAYEYQIPAIVIYDQKLGGELVNVPASHFDEEPNADLGSTLTEAEIADAPHDASGKFNRFRYDGEKGVSPRSVPGQKGGRFLATGNEHMPAGHISEDPENRVFQMDRRMERVENIRADLDGMGTSHQTPHGVSDAEYGILTWGSNQGTVFEAVDRLNDDGYAVKALSVSDMMPYPTEEVQAFIESVDEVLVVEMNASAQFRGLTQKELGRYGEKLSSLLKYNGNPFEPAEIVEGFVTSIVENDTLPGTETKFVPAAGD
- the aroA gene encoding 3-phosphoshikimate 1-carboxyvinyltransferase is translated as MDVSIAPSAVAGDARAPPSKSYTHRAILAAGYSEAATVADALVSADTRATMRSVEAFGGAVDRAGSTIEVRGFDGRPEIPNDVIDCANSGTTMRLVTGCASLGAGLTVLTGDDSLRSRPHGPLLDAIAQLDGRAESTRGNGQAPLVVGGNVQGGEVSIPGDVSSQFITALLMAGAVTESGIDIDLETELKSAPYVDITVEVLADFGVEVERTDAGFAVPGGQSYRAEGGTYHVPGDFSSMSYLLAAGAVAGDEGVTVHGARPSAQGDSAIVSILERMGADVEWNQAEGTIDVSRTALSGVEVDVGDTPDLLPTVATLGAIADGDTRIVNCEHVRYKETDRVSAMAEELGKMGASVTEEHDTLTIHGSETDLVGADVDGRHDHRIVMSLAVAGLVAEGRTTIKGGEHVDVSFPGFFDVLDGLGATVERS
- the dinB gene encoding DNA polymerase IV → MSDSEAPFTGPPVEEADARVVLHVDMDCFYASCERRRHPDLAGEPVVVGMGFEPGESHGAVATASYEARAFGVDSAQPISQALGALPRVEEGGEGHYLPVDLEYYREVADEVKGVLHDCADVVREVSIDEAYLDVTERTSWARVDDTGDGETDRTLAEGYARYVKQRIDREVGVPASVGVAPNMSTAKVASDHDKPDGLVAVPPERVTAFLAPLPVEEIHGVGPVTARELREIGVETAGGLGEADPTVLRERFGERGVTLHRRARGDDDRAVEPTGRPKSLSRESAFTEATDDPERVREKVRALAGDVATRATDRGATYRTIGVKVVRPPFDVNTRERSLSGPVDDPDLVERVALDLLGEFAGEQVRKVGVRVSNLTFGAGEQVRLDGYEADAESEGDGEPRDESSRRRPRAGQVSLTEFDADEGG
- the aroC gene encoding chorismate synthase; amino-acid sequence: MNGNRFGRLFQVTTYGESHGEAMGVTVSGCPAGLELSEEDIQRELDRRKPGQSMITTSRGEPDEVVINSGLQDGYTTGTPIGMVIQNKDARSGKYEPYVTAPRPSHGDFTYSAKFGTRNWGGGGRSSARETVNWVAAGAIAGKILDQHGIQVKAHVNQIGDIEAPPVSFEEMLEHTEENEVRCAHPPTAEKMRERIDQYQQEGDSIGGSIYFEARGVPRGLGAPRFDSFPARLGQAMFSIPATTSVEYGLGKEAREWTGKDRNEDWEFDAEGDPIPEGNKHGGLQGGITTGQPIYGEATWHAPTSIPKQQKTVDWETGEEKEIQVVGRHDPVLPPRAVPVVEAMLSLTILDFMLLGGRINPDRLDGTAGEYDTEYHPSSPDNE
- the lrpA1 gene encoding HTH-type transcriptional regulator LrpA1, whose translation is MDVTSTEGRILRALEEDAQASYADIAERAEVSKPTVRKYIKKLEEDGVIVGYSADVDPKKLSGQSIAMVGIDVASERYVEATRALKSLDAVESLYTSSGDHMLMAEVRAADGNALGDIIAEEILSIDGVTAAHPSFLQERLK
- a CDS encoding thiamine pyrophosphate-dependent enzyme; this translates as MSAFSAIGEETDKDQNEFTPGLEPQPTWCPGCGDFGVLKALKGAAAELGLSPDEMLLCTGIGCSGKLNSYFESYGFHTIHGRSLPIARAAKLANPGLTVVAAGGDGDGYGIGGNHFMHSARENHDMTYIVFNNEIFGLTKGQTSPTSPKGHKSKTQPHGSAKEPLRPLSLSLTSGASYIARTAAVNPNQAKEIIVEAIEHDGFSHIDFLTQCPTWNKDARQYVPYIDIQDSDDYDFDNTDRREASEMMAETEDALHEGTVLTGRYYVDSERPSYGQEKRTIGEMPEEPLAERYFDDDYEWERSYDMFLDKHR
- a CDS encoding CBS domain-containing protein encodes the protein MGIGDIARRDVVTVDLEATLTDVAHVMRSERVGSVVVVDGKGTVAGLLTDRDLVVSGLAEGRRPDECLANDILSTNVFSVAPDTDVVDVVRRMREQGVRRVPVMRDGDLVGIVTLDDLLVHLVEELDCLVSVVRGEFPDRA
- a CDS encoding DUF6653 family protein; translated protein: MVSDQPSLPTRLRATFWERHANPWSAGTRFLTMPALLYAIYTRDRRLLLATLGFAVVNPVVFPKPETTDSWLSRIVLAEREWLGEGKGTMGLGYPNVLNLLNGPATLLALWTAWKQKTVATVLSCVVAMGLKVWWVDAIARRTEAGRTGRWPETLERESH